A region from the Thermodesulfobacteriota bacterium genome encodes:
- a CDS encoding glycosyltransferase family 9 protein, whose translation MATLNIPGVCFLTSSVPLEFDTDGCTTSIQPSAHHDFDPERVLVLTDMHVKLFGLRSIPGVSLYNSIGAPENIKFPQIYDGTQYLGGKRVLILMLNGWGDMILIQPALRALYKTTIAKGDPPYITLGCNWIRNFPYPGVPYVTDVRPNILSLRELSVFDFLVSFIPVNYQRSLHKSMKDSCLEILKLNPHERIDLPYIRPDTERVEKVKPVLDQIRKETGKKLLCLNWKSRFQHKNASPVLFARIASKLQDRYQALLIKDKEASRLMQKEIDASSAPIINLSHLVHDYHDTVAALSLIDAFISVDTGIVHAAGAMGIPGIALFGPFPPETHVADYPSVVGIRATYEGKTCKGPCLETHRGCKEVDFTPTEVSPCFEALRLDEVVEAFNKQLTVYYPVGQR comes from the coding sequence ATGGCAACTTTAAATATTCCAGGCGTATGTTTTCTTACTTCATCTGTTCCGTTAGAGTTTGATACAGATGGCTGCACGACGTCGATTCAGCCCTCGGCTCACCATGATTTTGATCCGGAGCGTGTGTTGGTTTTGACAGATATGCATGTCAAGCTTTTTGGCTTGCGGTCTATCCCCGGGGTTTCGCTCTATAACTCAATAGGGGCTCCTGAGAACATTAAATTTCCCCAAATCTATGATGGTACCCAGTACCTTGGGGGTAAGCGAGTTTTGATTCTCATGCTGAACGGCTGGGGTGATATGATCCTGATCCAGCCTGCATTAAGGGCCTTATACAAAACGACTATCGCGAAGGGCGATCCCCCGTATATCACCCTGGGCTGCAATTGGATTCGTAACTTTCCTTATCCCGGGGTGCCTTATGTGACCGACGTGCGGCCGAATATCTTGAGCCTGCGAGAATTAAGTGTGTTTGATTTTCTTGTCAGTTTTATTCCGGTAAACTACCAGAGGTCTCTGCACAAATCGATGAAGGACTCATGCCTTGAGATACTTAAACTGAATCCACATGAAAGGATCGATTTACCTTATATTAGACCTGATACCGAGAGGGTAGAAAAGGTTAAGCCTGTACTGGACCAGATTCGAAAGGAAACGGGCAAAAAGCTGCTTTGCCTTAATTGGAAATCGAGATTTCAACATAAGAATGCCTCGCCGGTCCTTTTTGCCAGGATAGCGAGCAAACTACAGGATAGATACCAGGCCTTGCTTATTAAGGATAAAGAGGCTTCAAGGCTTATGCAAAAAGAAATTGATGCCTCAAGCGCGCCGATAATAAATCTTTCACATCTTGTTCACGACTACCATGACACGGTTGCGGCTCTGTCATTGATCGATGCCTTCATATCTGTTGATACCGGTATTGTTCATGCGGCGGGGGCTATGGGCATACCCGGCATAGCCCTTTTCGGGCCATTTCCCCCGGAAACGCATGTAGCCGATTATCCTTCTGTCGTTGGCATCAGGGCGACGTACGAGGGCAAAACGTGTAAGGGCCCTTGTTTGGAAACACACCGCGGCTGCAAGGAGGTTGATTTTACCCCGACCGAAGTGAGTCCTTGTTTTGAGGCGTTGCGGCTGGACGAAGTGGTTGAGGCATTTAATAAGCAGTTGACCGTGTATTATCCGGTCGGTCAACGGTGA
- a CDS encoding 4Fe-4S dicluster domain-containing protein, whose translation MKIILGNSHPQSLFAQKIEALSGQKLFACYQCGKCSSGCPMAESMDLLPNRVIREAQLNNGPVLMSCRAVWFCSSCFACSVRCPKGIDIARIMEAVRTLQMMDGKPITEQPSCEDTGTLPQIALVSHFRKFNV comes from the coding sequence GTGAAGATTATCCTGGGCAACTCACATCCACAGTCACTCTTTGCGCAGAAAATAGAGGCGCTCAGCGGGCAGAAACTCTTTGCCTGCTACCAGTGCGGCAAATGTTCCTCCGGCTGTCCCATGGCTGAATCCATGGACCTTCTGCCCAACCGGGTCATCAGGGAAGCGCAATTGAATAATGGGCCTGTCCTTATGTCCTGCCGCGCGGTATGGTTTTGTTCCTCCTGCTTTGCCTGTTCGGTGCGCTGCCCCAAGGGGATAGATATAGCGAGGATCATGGAGGCAGTGCGTACACTGCAAATGATGGACGGCAAGCCCATCACAGAGCAACCATCCTGTGAGGATACCGGGACTCTGCCTCAGATCGCCCTCGTCAGCCATTTCCGAAAATTTAATGTGTAG
- a CDS encoding GNAT family N-acetyltransferase produces MTSIDVIRDLKNNFDPMGCLKIEVPDGLMCHLRPVRITIEDAAKISKWRRDNYDSFFTSIKPSEKDVLAWLKGYQHDYSDIIFFIDIPSAFSVGQMALYHINLDKRTAEFGRIIRGEKGSPKEIMTFAAKTLLEWAFQELGLEQINLEVFSDNKPAVSLYQRLGFQIVNTILFTKIINESGIEQWVRVTEKKRNNALPEQQYRQVTIMVLYNIIKDKSQ; encoded by the coding sequence ATGACATCAATTGATGTAATCCGCGATCTAAAAAATAATTTTGATCCTATGGGTTGCCTAAAAATTGAGGTTCCAGATGGTTTAATGTGCCACTTAAGGCCCGTTCGGATCACTATTGAAGATGCTGCGAAAATTTCAAAATGGCGCCGTGATAATTATGATTCTTTTTTTACCTCGATAAAACCCTCTGAAAAAGATGTCCTGGCCTGGTTAAAGGGTTATCAACATGATTATAGCGACATTATATTTTTTATCGATATACCTTCCGCTTTTTCTGTCGGGCAAATGGCCTTATATCATATTAATCTTGACAAACGAACTGCGGAATTCGGGAGGATAATACGAGGTGAAAAGGGATCACCAAAGGAAATAATGACCTTTGCGGCCAAAACGCTTCTGGAATGGGCCTTCCAGGAACTCGGGTTAGAGCAAATCAATCTTGAGGTTTTTTCCGACAATAAACCGGCTGTTTCTTTATATCAGCGTCTGGGATTTCAGATAGTAAATACGATTTTGTTTACGAAAATAATAAATGAGTCAGGTATCGAACAGTGGGTGCGGGTAACTGAAAAGAAAAGAAATAATGCCTTGCCAGAACAACAATATCGTCAGGTTACTATTATGGTTCTTTATAATATAATAAAAGATAAGTCACAATAG
- a CDS encoding CoB--CoM heterodisulfide reductase iron-sulfur subunit B family protein, producing the protein MPEGLRVGYFPGCTLKTDARDFESSALAVAGALGIEVAELGRWNCCGTVYSLDAVNLMPRLASVHNLIRAEEEGFSEIMTLCSMCYNTLKRTNNLFTSKNNGLAAINDFLCLKPGYSGRVKIYHFLEFLREKIKPEQVKDLVVRPLDSLAVAPYYGCLLLRPKEMAIDDPEKPEILTPFLSALGAKVIDFPLNNECCGAYQTAMHPEAVARRACRIISSAQSEGADMIAVSCPLCHYNLSALQGMVRSTHPGLKAMPIVYFTEIMAQAMELDYKTEVEAIPRDAEPGREAVK; encoded by the coding sequence TTGCCTGAAGGTTTACGTGTAGGATATTTCCCCGGATGTACATTAAAAACCGACGCCCGTGACTTTGAGTCCTCCGCCCTGGCCGTAGCCGGGGCCCTGGGCATCGAAGTGGCCGAGCTAGGCCGCTGGAACTGCTGCGGTACGGTTTACTCCCTTGATGCCGTAAATCTCATGCCCAGGCTGGCTTCCGTTCACAACCTCATCCGGGCAGAGGAAGAAGGCTTTTCTGAGATAATGACCCTCTGTTCCATGTGCTATAACACCCTTAAGCGGACAAACAACCTTTTTACTTCAAAAAATAATGGTCTTGCGGCCATCAATGACTTCCTCTGTCTGAAGCCCGGCTACAGCGGCCGGGTAAAGATTTATCACTTCCTTGAATTCCTGCGGGAAAAGATAAAACCGGAACAGGTCAAAGACCTGGTGGTACGTCCCCTGGATAGCTTGGCCGTGGCCCCCTATTACGGGTGCCTGCTTCTCCGGCCAAAAGAGATGGCTATCGACGATCCCGAGAAACCGGAGATATTAACACCCTTCCTCTCGGCGCTCGGGGCGAAGGTAATAGATTTCCCTCTTAATAACGAATGCTGCGGCGCTTACCAGACTGCCATGCATCCGGAGGCCGTAGCCCGGCGGGCCTGCCGGATAATCAGTTCCGCGCAGTCCGAAGGCGCGGATATGATAGCCGTAAGCTGTCCCCTCTGTCACTATAACCTGTCCGCATTGCAAGGCATGGTGCGATCAACACATCCCGGTCTAAAGGCCATGCCCATTGTGTATTTTACCGAAATTATGGCCCAGGCTATGGAATTGGATTATAAAACAGAGGTAGAGGCAATTCCACGGGACGCGGAACCGGGACGGGAGGCCGTAAAATGA
- a CDS encoding DegT/DnrJ/EryC1/StrS family aminotransferase, with protein MIQVFKPSYDQKEVEAVAEVILSGWVGLGPKTARFEEEFARFSHVKYCVGLNSCTAALDMALKLLGVNHGDEVIVPTMTFVSTAHCVVYNLATPIFADIDEATLNIDIDDVARKISPRTKAIIPVHYGGRPVDLDKLKSVSGNIPIIEDCAHACGSKYKGVPVGGIGFMGCFSFHAVKNLAMGEGGALTLNNEEMVLRAKRLRWLGIDRGTWDRTKLDRSYWWEYNVDEIGLKSHLNDILAAIGLVQLGKLEKANERRRQIVKLYREGLTDLFQIELPPEDGGDFISSWHLFGIKAENRDELSVFLRDKQINTGVHYKPIHFYRCYGNRPILPNAEKVFPRILTLPLYPDLSDNNVSYIIDSIRTFYQK; from the coding sequence ATGATCCAGGTATTTAAACCCTCTTATGATCAGAAAGAAGTCGAAGCAGTGGCCGAAGTTATCCTGTCCGGATGGGTAGGGTTAGGACCCAAGACCGCCCGATTCGAGGAGGAATTTGCCAGGTTCAGTCATGTAAAATATTGCGTGGGATTGAATTCGTGTACTGCGGCATTGGATATGGCATTGAAACTCTTAGGCGTAAACCATGGTGATGAAGTTATTGTGCCTACAATGACTTTTGTATCAACAGCTCATTGCGTCGTTTACAATCTCGCCACACCAATATTTGCCGATATCGATGAGGCTACATTAAATATTGATATTGACGATGTTGCTCGTAAAATTTCGCCGCGAACCAAGGCTATTATTCCTGTCCATTACGGCGGAAGGCCGGTTGATTTGGATAAACTCAAAAGTGTTTCGGGGAATATCCCTATTATTGAAGACTGTGCTCACGCATGCGGATCAAAGTACAAAGGAGTCCCCGTAGGTGGGATTGGTTTCATGGGCTGTTTTAGTTTTCATGCGGTGAAAAATTTAGCAATGGGCGAAGGCGGCGCCCTGACACTTAATAATGAAGAGATGGTGTTACGAGCAAAAAGGCTCAGATGGCTTGGAATAGATAGGGGAACTTGGGATAGGACAAAACTCGATAGAAGCTACTGGTGGGAGTATAACGTAGATGAAATCGGCCTGAAATCACATTTAAACGATATTTTAGCGGCCATAGGCCTCGTTCAGTTGGGAAAACTGGAAAAAGCGAATGAGAGACGCAGGCAAATCGTTAAGTTATATCGGGAAGGACTTACAGATTTGTTTCAAATTGAACTTCCACCTGAGGATGGCGGTGATTTCATTTCCTCATGGCACTTATTCGGAATCAAAGCCGAAAATCGAGATGAACTGAGCGTATTCCTGCGTGATAAACAAATAAATACAGGAGTACATTATAAACCCATTCATTTCTATCGTTGTTATGGAAATCGGCCCATACTTCCTAATGCGGAAAAAGTCTTTCCAAGGATCTTAACACTACCATTATACCCTGATTTATCCGATAACAATGTATCTTACATCATCGATTCTATAAGAACCTTCTATCAAAAATGA
- a CDS encoding glycosyltransferase codes for MRILVVGAIYGGTVPMGRAIYQAFNEIKLEADFLDYADLQKELLEIRSVRDEQKSYQFYLKVRIRLLERVSNFKPDVIFGVAQSPLNDSEILREFKKAGIRLCYWFMEDYRIFEYWRAIAPHFDHFFTIQKETFWDQLNQIGCNNYYYLPAAFDSNLECPVREKKPKISVSFVGAPYPNRIHFFGKLRRTDFQIYGEGWNKHPNSSVVVGDRRITECEARDIYQRSVININLHSSPFPHTFEGGDFLNPRTFELAGLGAFQLTDMRKPLTLHFDPAEEVVSLNTWEDMERAIDYFLEHEAEREAIVERAQELVLKKHTYKHRAEEVLSVLS; via the coding sequence ATGCGTATCCTGGTTGTTGGGGCAATTTATGGCGGTACCGTACCCATGGGACGGGCCATTTATCAGGCTTTTAATGAAATCAAGCTTGAGGCCGATTTTCTTGATTATGCAGACCTTCAGAAAGAACTGCTGGAGATAAGAAGCGTACGGGATGAGCAGAAATCATATCAGTTTTATTTGAAAGTTAGAATAAGGCTATTGGAAAGGGTTAGTAATTTCAAACCCGATGTCATTTTCGGCGTTGCCCAGTCTCCCCTTAACGATTCCGAAATCTTGCGGGAATTCAAAAAGGCGGGCATACGGCTGTGCTACTGGTTTATGGAAGACTATCGTATTTTTGAGTACTGGAGGGCCATAGCACCCCATTTTGATCACTTTTTCACAATACAAAAAGAAACCTTTTGGGACCAGTTAAACCAGATCGGCTGCAATAACTATTATTACTTGCCTGCTGCGTTCGACTCCAATTTGGAATGTCCGGTCCGCGAAAAGAAGCCAAAAATATCCGTTTCTTTTGTGGGGGCCCCATATCCAAATCGCATTCATTTTTTTGGTAAGCTGCGAAGGACGGACTTTCAGATATATGGCGAAGGATGGAACAAACATCCTAACTCATCGGTGGTTGTTGGCGATCGTAGGATCACGGAATGTGAAGCGCGGGATATATATCAACGTTCGGTCATAAATATTAATCTGCATTCATCCCCGTTTCCGCACACATTTGAGGGAGGGGACTTTTTAAATCCGAGAACATTTGAATTAGCCGGACTGGGTGCTTTTCAGCTGACCGACATGCGAAAGCCTCTGACACTTCATTTTGATCCGGCGGAAGAGGTGGTTTCCTTGAACACCTGGGAGGATATGGAACGGGCCATAGACTATTTTCTTGAGCATGAAGCTGAGCGCGAGGCAATTGTAGAAAGGGCTCAGGAGCTTGTGTTAAAAAAGCATACATATAAACACCGCGCAGAGGAAGTTTTGAGTGTTTTATCATAA